The Deinococcus apachensis DSM 19763 genome has a segment encoding these proteins:
- a CDS encoding S1C family serine protease, whose protein sequence is MTTFQDLSAGMADAVRTAGQSVVTVQAGRPVSGTVVADGQVLTAAHVLHGDEVTVRTPDGRELPGTVAGRDPVTDLALVRVKGLSVPPLSPSVGARVGELLLAVGRPNHGVRVGLGLMEREGVPERGPLRGWMEAGAAPFRGVSGGALVDARGGLVGVLNAGVSRGTLLAVPASRALKVAETLAAQGRVPRGFLGVATQPVRFPNPANEGTEPERGSRRGRYGRWARDGGRVGLAVVQVEEGSPAAQAGMLVGDVLLALDGESIRHPGELLERVRERAGEMLSLRVLRGGQELDLTVTVGTR, encoded by the coding sequence ATGACAACCTTTCAAGACCTTTCGGCAGGAATGGCGGACGCCGTGCGAACGGCAGGACAGAGCGTGGTGACGGTGCAGGCGGGCCGTCCGGTGAGCGGCACGGTGGTCGCCGACGGACAGGTGCTGACGGCCGCCCACGTCCTGCACGGAGACGAGGTGACGGTGCGGACCCCCGACGGCCGCGAATTGCCCGGCACGGTGGCGGGCCGCGACCCGGTGACGGACCTCGCGCTTGTGCGGGTGAAGGGCCTGAGCGTGCCGCCGCTGAGCCCCAGCGTGGGGGCACGGGTGGGCGAACTGCTCCTCGCGGTGGGGCGCCCGAACCACGGCGTGCGGGTGGGCCTGGGCCTGATGGAGCGCGAGGGTGTGCCGGAGCGGGGGCCGCTGCGCGGGTGGATGGAGGCGGGGGCGGCGCCCTTCCGGGGCGTGTCGGGCGGGGCGCTGGTGGACGCCCGGGGCGGTCTGGTCGGCGTGCTGAACGCAGGGGTCAGCCGGGGCACCCTGCTCGCCGTGCCCGCCTCACGTGCCCTGAAGGTGGCGGAGACGCTGGCCGCCCAGGGCCGCGTGCCGCGCGGTTTCCTGGGCGTGGCGACGCAGCCCGTGCGCTTCCCCAATCCGGCGAACGAGGGCACCGAGCCGGAGCGTGGGTCACGCCGGGGCCGTTACGGACGATGGGCGCGGGACGGTGGCCGCGTCGGCCTGGCCGTCGTGCAGGTCGAGGAGGGCAGTCCCGCCGCACAGGCCGGAATGCTCGTCGGGGACGTGCTGCTCGCGCTCGACGGCGAGAGCATCCGCCACCCGGGCGAGCTGCTGGAGCGCGTGCGCGAACGGGCCGGGGAGATGCTGAGCCTGCGCGTGCTGCGCGGCGGGCAGGAACTCGACCTCACCGTGACGGTGGGGACCCGCTGA